In a single window of the Neospora caninum Liverpool complete genome, chromosome VIIa genome:
- a CDS encoding Sporulation protein RMD1, related: MPPSRHSARERRAVAASSSCSLSSRDGEYAPDDARRQAPNAKDVEVHAAEKARPPSPPLPHAHGSSASPALGPALLAPVSPHSVRRAGTKRRQRRTPAAKNAWSKTKFLRQFEDEQNARREERFCFPVHSMCQAEGYNLRALYEALIARHCYARFLDDSGTVLYLELPDDDLPMIEVKARSQDRYETFLRVLAPGPHRQSCASSPLPHLWGVSPERRKPSHFAFGGSADAPPGGVDARPLLSTAAGSAQPQGEEAPDDTRGDSAVGRRGSLYRDYSAPARGHFSMLRGEREEAGEPDGQQGQRRGEETGARGRRDRDGKSAFDTFHEKARSHSQSSVSSTPSCERNPCAGRCEGREGSDGDAEQFLDAAERGSARTVDDRERRRREQETGDHDLSDDETTAQSRKHASMRRRREKHGAVAASLSPTFSLSSVDRAESTDSSPSARGFFGQFLVDRTRSVEARPAGSAAVSKLSSFSLSAWTRAGKGGGFSFEANATRRDRGDEAAEELAYFPLAGEEGRDDNASRVVVLQPRREEKDREREGEEREGDRSGSCFVFSNGAIVVWGRGDVGGSEIKRDMLSNLLWFLGKFATGFLRVDMTQEDVMFYSYIDDLRHWSPSSAIPRRRIKQNRLYLKTREVSEKLAASFAIAQSVRLDVYEALVNETIARVQEVPERMSRFGCDFSGEESNHGGWLSLFQIRSCLKEGEEEQCDAYNKQFADLSVKIINVNIIESFLDVPDFFWEDDRWQSFWQRVHHHLELQERIDILNTRYSCIRELLNLVRREQSQDHEFRLTWIIVLLLIAQVIAAAVKYVVLNQS; the protein is encoded by the exons ATGCCGCCCTCTCGACACAgtgcgcgagagcgacgcgcggtcgccgcctcgtcttcgtgctCACTTTCTTCCCGAGACGGCGAGTACGCGCCCGATGACGCGCGTCGGCAGGCTCCGAACGCGAAGGACGTCGAAGTCCACgctgcggagaaggcgaggccgccctcgccgcccctCCCCCACGCCCATGGgtcgtcggcctcgcccgcgtTGGGTCCGGCTCTCCTGGCCCCCGTCAGTCCGCACAGCGTGCGTCGGGCCGGGACGAAGCGGCGCCAGCGTCGCACACctgcggcgaagaacgcgtgGAGCAAAACCAAGTTCCTCCGCCAGTTCGAGGACGagcaaaacgcgagacgcgaagaacggTTCTGCTTCCCCGTACACTCCATGTGTCAGGCCGAGGGGTACAACCTCCGGGCGCTCTACGAAGCCCTCATCGC ACGGCACTGCTACGCGCGTTTTCTTGACGACAGCGGAACAGTTTTGTATTTGGAGCTGCCGGACGACGACCTTCCTATGATCGAGGTTAAG GCGCGGAGCCAAGATCGCTACGAGACGTTCCTGCGAGTGCTGGCGCCTGGCCCCCATCGACAGTCGTGTgcttcgtcgccgcttccgcaTCTGTGGGGGGTGTCTCCGGAGCGACGCAAGCCCTCGCACTTCGCCTTTGGCGGATCCGCGGACGCGCCGCCCGGTGGTGTGGACGCGCGCCCGCTGCTTTCGACCGCTGCAGGCTCCGCGCAGCCgcagggcgaagaggcgcctgACGACACGCGCGGCGACTCCGCAGTGGGGAGACGCGGGTCGCTTTACCGGGACTactcggcgcctgcgcgaggGCACTTCTCCATGTTGCGCGGAGAGCGGGAGGAGGCTGGCGAGCCGGACGGCCAGCAGgggcagcggcgaggcgaggagaccgGCGCCCGAGGCCGGAGAGATCGCGACGGAAAGAGCGCCTTCGACACCTTtcacgagaaggcgcggagccACTCGCagtcgagtgtctcttcgaCCCCGTCGTGTGAGCGGAACCCGTGCGCGGGGCGAtgcgaagggcgagaaggaagcgacggggaTGCGGAACAGTTCCTGGACGCAGctgagcgaggcagcgcgcgaACCGTCGACgaccgagagaggcgccgacgcgaacaggagacaggggaccACGACCTGTCGGACGACGAAACGACTGCGCAGTCGCGAAAACACGCGTCGATGAGGCGCCGTCGGGAAAAACacggcgccgtcgcggcgtctctgtcccccaccttctcgctttcgtcaGTCGACCGAGCCGAGAGCACCGACAGCTCCCCGAGCGCGCGCGGGTTCTTTGGCCAGTTTCTGGTCGACCGCACTCGCTCCGTAGAGGCCAGACCCGCTGGGAGTGCCGCAGTCTCCAAGCTCAGttcgttctcgctctcggcttGGACGCGCGCCGGCAAGGGCGGAGGCTTCAGCTtcgaggcgaacgcgacgcgcAGAGACCGTGGCGACGAAGCAGCCGAAGAACTCGCGTACTTTCCCCttgctggagaggaagggcgcgACGACAACGCGTCGCGCGTCGTCGTCCTGCAgccgagacgagaagaaaaggaccgagaacgcgaaggcgaagagagagagggagaccgcAGCGGATCATGCTTTGTGTTTTCGAACGGCGCCATTGTGGTGTGGGGCCGCGGCGACGTCGGTGGCTCTGAGATCAAGAGAGACATGCTCAGCAACTTGCTTTGGTTCCTGGGAAAATTCGCAA CCGGATTCCTCCGCGTCGACATGACTCAGGAAGACGTGATGTTCTACTCCTACATCGACGATCTCCGGCACtggtcgccttcgtctgcg ATCCCACGGAGACGCATCAAACAAAACCGCCTCTACCTGAAG ACGCGAGAGGTCTCGGAGAAGCTGGCTGCGTCCTTCGCAATCGCTCAGTCGGTTCGCCTCGACGTGTACG AGGCTCTAGTGAACGAGACGATTGCGCGAGTGCAGGAGGTGCCGGAGCGCATGTCCCGTTTCGGCTGCGATTTTTCCGGCGAGGAGAGTAACCACGGAGGCtggctctcgctcttccaAATTCGGAGTTGTctgaaagagggagaagaggaacagtGTGACGCGTACAACAAGCAGTTCGCCGACCTCTCCGTGAAAATCATCAACGTGAACATCATCGAAA GCTTCCTGGACGTCCCTGACTTCTTCTGGGAGGATGACAGATGGCAGTCGTTCTGGCAGCGA GTCCACCACCACCTGGAGCTGCAAGAAAGGATTGACATTCTAAACACTCGCTACTCATGCATTCGTGAGCTCCTCAACCTAGTCCGGCGCGAACAGTCTCAGG ACCACGAGTTCCGCTTGACTTGGATTATCGTCCTGCTCCTCATAGCCCAg GTCATTGCAGCGGCCGTGAAGTACGTCGTGTTGAACCAGTCGTGA